A genomic region of Pseudomonas sp. KU43P contains the following coding sequences:
- a CDS encoding HopJ type III effector protein yields MTDLNTLRASLASGEHAFADTLAFVAAHYSYQPQAFNNGGVENAAGQNEGSCKTLGLALLEGLSDQEALQAFGEHYRDVVATPEGTDHGNIRALINHGLAGVKFAELPLSRKA; encoded by the coding sequence GTGACTGACCTGAACACCCTGCGCGCCAGCCTGGCCAGCGGCGAACACGCCTTTGCCGATACCCTGGCCTTCGTTGCCGCCCACTACAGCTACCAGCCACAGGCCTTCAACAACGGTGGCGTGGAAAATGCCGCCGGACAGAACGAAGGCTCGTGCAAGACCCTGGGCCTGGCCCTGCTGGAGGGCCTGAGCGACCAGGAGGCCCTGCAGGCCTTCGGCGAACACTACCGCGATGTGGTGGCCACGCCCGAGGGCACTGACCATGGCAACATCCGCGCACTGATCAACCATGGGCTGGCGGGTGTGAAATTCGCCGAGCTGCCGCTTTCGCGCAAAGCCTGA
- a CDS encoding alpha/beta fold hydrolase, with product MSSLTQPATPFRQTTADGYSLGGFCWRHAQADPQRPLVIINAATSVRCRYYSRFADYLFAQGFDVLTYDYRGIGESRPLSLRGFQASWSDWGRLDFEAMLTHAAQAFPGQPVDVVGHSFGGCAVGLAPSAGQVRRVLMVGAQFAYWRDYAADQRLQLFGKWHVVMPLLTRAFGYFPGKRLGWMEDTPAGVVRDWTTRTPRYEHRPSGRSLEVAPFAQVRAATLAISLTDDPFGTVAATERLLGYLQVAERQHLRIAPVDISVEEIGHFAFFHDRFRTSLWPVALEWLQRGRVLVGGPGQIIG from the coding sequence ATGAGCAGCCTCACCCAGCCCGCCACACCCTTTCGCCAGACTACCGCAGATGGCTACAGCCTCGGCGGCTTCTGCTGGCGCCATGCCCAGGCCGATCCCCAGCGCCCGCTGGTGATCATCAACGCTGCCACCTCGGTACGCTGCCGCTATTATTCGCGTTTTGCCGACTACCTGTTCGCCCAGGGTTTCGATGTGCTGACCTACGATTACCGTGGTATCGGCGAATCGCGGCCGCTTTCATTGCGCGGTTTCCAGGCTTCCTGGAGCGATTGGGGGCGGCTGGATTTCGAGGCCATGCTGACGCATGCGGCGCAAGCGTTCCCCGGCCAGCCGGTGGATGTCGTGGGCCACAGCTTCGGCGGTTGCGCCGTTGGCCTGGCGCCTTCTGCCGGGCAGGTGCGGCGGGTACTGATGGTGGGTGCGCAGTTCGCCTATTGGCGCGATTATGCGGCTGACCAGCGTTTGCAGCTATTTGGCAAATGGCATGTGGTGATGCCGCTGCTGACCCGTGCGTTCGGCTACTTTCCCGGTAAGCGCCTGGGCTGGATGGAAGATACCCCGGCAGGCGTGGTGCGCGACTGGACTACCCGTACCCCTCGCTATGAGCACCGCCCCAGCGGTCGCAGCCTGGAAGTGGCGCCGTTTGCACAGGTACGTGCGGCAACCCTGGCGATCAGCCTGACCGACGACCCGTTCGGTACTGTGGCAGCGACCGAGCGATTACTGGGTTACCTTCAGGTTGCCGAGCGACAGCATCTGCGGATTGCGCCTGTGGATATCTCGGTCGAGGAAATTGGCCATTTCGCGTTCTTCCATGACCGATTCCGTACCAGCCTGTGGCCAGTGGCACTGGAGTGGTTGCAGCGCGGCAGGGTGCTGGTGGGCGGGCCGGGGCAAATCATCGGCTGA
- the fabV gene encoding enoyl-ACP reductase FabV, with amino-acid sequence MAIIHPKVRGFICTTTHPKGCELNVRDQIEATRKLGVREDGPKKVLVIGASSGYGLAARITAAFGFKADTLGVFFEKPGTETKAGTAGWYNAAAFDKFAKAEGLYSKSINGDAFSDEARAKVIELIKNEMGGQVDLVIYSLASPVRKLPQTGEVIRSALKPIGQPYKSTAIDTNKDTIIEASIEPATEQEIQDTITVMGGQDWELWIDALNAAGVLAPQARTVAFSYIGTEITWPIYWHGALGKAKQDLDETAQRLAEKVGGSANVAVLKSVVTQASSAIPVMPLYLSMVFKIMQEKGVHEGTQDQLDRMFRDRMYRADGAPAELDEKGRLRLDDWELRDDVQDACKAMWPQVTTENLFQLTDYAGYKKQFLNLFGFERKDVNYDEDVATDVKFDCIEL; translated from the coding sequence TTGGCCATCATTCATCCTAAGGTTCGCGGTTTCATCTGCACCACGACTCACCCGAAGGGCTGCGAGCTCAACGTCCGTGACCAGATCGAAGCCACCCGCAAGCTGGGCGTGCGCGAGGATGGCCCGAAGAAGGTCCTGGTCATCGGTGCTTCCAGCGGCTACGGCCTGGCGGCGCGCATCACCGCCGCCTTCGGCTTCAAGGCCGACACCCTGGGCGTGTTCTTCGAAAAGCCTGGTACCGAAACCAAGGCTGGTACCGCCGGCTGGTACAACGCTGCCGCCTTCGACAAGTTCGCCAAGGCCGAGGGCCTGTACAGCAAGTCGATCAACGGTGACGCCTTCTCCGACGAAGCCCGCGCCAAGGTCATCGAGCTGATCAAGAATGAAATGGGTGGCCAGGTCGACCTGGTCATCTACTCCCTGGCCTCGCCTGTGCGCAAGCTGCCGCAGACCGGTGAAGTGATCCGCTCGGCGCTCAAGCCAATCGGCCAGCCGTACAAGTCGACCGCCATCGACACCAACAAAGACACCATCATCGAGGCCAGCATCGAGCCAGCCACCGAGCAGGAAATCCAGGACACCATCACCGTCATGGGTGGCCAGGACTGGGAGCTGTGGATCGATGCCCTGAACGCCGCTGGCGTACTCGCGCCACAGGCTCGCACCGTGGCCTTCAGCTACATCGGCACCGAAATTACCTGGCCGATTTACTGGCACGGTGCTTTGGGCAAGGCCAAGCAGGACCTGGACGAGACTGCCCAGCGCTTGGCCGAGAAGGTAGGTGGCAGCGCCAACGTGGCTGTGCTCAAGTCGGTCGTCACCCAGGCCAGTTCGGCCATTCCGGTGATGCCACTGTACCTGTCGATGGTCTTCAAGATCATGCAGGAGAAGGGCGTTCACGAAGGTACCCAGGATCAACTGGACCGCATGTTCCGTGACCGTATGTACCGCGCTGACGGTGCTCCGGCTGAGCTGGACGAGAAAGGCCGCTTGCGCCTGGACGACTGGGAACTGCGTGACGATGTACAGGACGCCTGCAAGGCCATGTGGCCGCAAGTGACCACCGAGAACCTGTTCCAGCTGACCGACTACGCCGGTTACAAGAAGCAGTTCCTCAACCTGTTCGGCTTCGAGCGTAAAGACGTCAACTACGACGAAGACGTGGCCACCGATGTGAAGTTCGACTGCATCGAGCTGTAA
- a CDS encoding LysR substrate-binding domain-containing protein — protein MLKHWPPLNALRGFEAAARLGSFHKAAEALNLTQSAISQQIRSLETYLEQPLFHRSGRSVSLTDAGHDLLSTTQSMLQHLAVGIRRLDQYRKPNQLVVNTTPAFARHWLLPRLADFHQRCPEVDLWLFTSFEVPDMATETIDLAIRDDLSAQAECSFSVLLQDHLYPACHPSLAAAHARTTLHGEREMDWSHWQLEGGEDVGQQGKGLNFSDPGLLLDAASEGLGVALVSQLLARRAVQQGQLQALSAQRVRGPAWACLVHRDSQGDPLARQFLDWLKGVLGQD, from the coding sequence ATGCTTAAACACTGGCCACCTCTCAACGCCCTGAGAGGGTTCGAAGCCGCTGCGCGGCTGGGCAGCTTCCACAAAGCCGCCGAGGCGCTGAACCTGACTCAGTCGGCCATCAGTCAACAGATCCGCAGCCTGGAAACCTACCTGGAGCAACCGTTGTTCCACCGCAGCGGCCGCAGCGTAAGCCTGACCGATGCCGGCCACGACCTGCTCAGCACCACTCAGTCGATGTTGCAGCACCTGGCGGTCGGCATCCGTCGCCTCGACCAGTACCGCAAGCCCAACCAATTGGTGGTCAATACCACGCCGGCGTTCGCCCGGCATTGGCTGCTGCCGCGACTGGCCGATTTTCATCAGCGCTGCCCGGAGGTCGACCTGTGGCTGTTCACCAGCTTCGAGGTGCCGGACATGGCCACCGAAACCATCGATCTGGCCATCCGCGATGACCTCAGTGCCCAGGCCGAGTGCAGCTTCAGCGTGCTGCTCCAGGACCACCTGTACCCGGCCTGCCACCCTTCGCTGGCCGCGGCCCACGCCCGCACCACCCTGCATGGCGAGCGCGAGATGGACTGGAGCCATTGGCAACTGGAAGGCGGCGAGGATGTCGGGCAGCAGGGCAAGGGGCTGAACTTCTCCGACCCTGGTCTGTTACTCGATGCCGCGAGCGAAGGCCTGGGCGTGGCCCTGGTCAGCCAGTTGCTGGCCAGGCGGGCAGTGCAACAGGGGCAGTTGCAGGCGTTGTCGGCGCAGCGGGTAAGGGGCCCGGCCTGGGCTTGCCTGGTGCACCGGGACAGCCAGGGCGACCCGCTGGCCAGGCAGTTTCTCGATTGGCTCAAGGGCGTGCTGGGCCAAGATTGA
- a CDS encoding agmatine/peptidylarginine deiminase: MDLSLDSGWRMPAEWARHAATWMIWPHNQALWESGWQVSLADVQRDFARVAAAIARFEPVKMVVDPSALASARALCGANIELIELAVDDSWCRDSGPSFVCHPQHGLAGLSWRFNAWGDKSAHGHDRSLGRRILDHLGLDGFSTALCNEGGAIHVDGEGTLITTESVLLNPNRNPGISKAEFERCFARHLGIRKTIWLPGDPHYVTGDMTDGHVDGVCAFARPGVLLVDATHDQGSVYAEVVRENRRALELASDAQGRRFELLDLYEASAAVDPDAEVFCASYTNFYLANGAVIMPAYGIAADDAAAAQLAHAFPDREIVPVRIDHIAHGGGGIHCITQQQPEVQP, encoded by the coding sequence ATGGACCTGTCCCTCGACAGCGGCTGGCGCATGCCTGCCGAATGGGCCCGCCACGCTGCCACCTGGATGATCTGGCCGCATAACCAGGCATTGTGGGAAAGCGGCTGGCAGGTAAGCCTGGCCGATGTGCAACGCGACTTCGCCCGGGTAGCTGCCGCCATCGCCCGCTTCGAGCCGGTGAAGATGGTCGTCGACCCTTCGGCCCTGGCCAGCGCGCGTGCCCTGTGCGGCGCCAATATCGAACTGATTGAGCTGGCCGTCGACGACAGCTGGTGCCGGGACAGCGGCCCAAGCTTTGTCTGCCACCCGCAACACGGCCTCGCCGGCCTGAGCTGGCGTTTCAATGCCTGGGGCGACAAGTCCGCCCATGGTCATGACCGCAGCCTGGGGCGACGCATACTCGACCATCTGGGCCTCGACGGCTTCAGCACCGCCTTGTGCAACGAAGGTGGCGCCATTCATGTGGACGGCGAAGGCACCCTGATCACCACCGAATCGGTGCTGCTCAACCCCAACCGCAACCCCGGCATCAGCAAGGCCGAGTTCGAGCGCTGCTTCGCTCGCCATCTGGGCATTCGCAAAACCATCTGGCTGCCGGGCGACCCGCATTACGTCACCGGCGACATGACCGATGGCCACGTGGACGGCGTGTGCGCGTTCGCCCGCCCCGGGGTGCTGCTGGTCGACGCCACCCATGACCAGGGCTCGGTGTACGCCGAAGTGGTACGGGAAAACCGCCGCGCCCTGGAACTGGCCAGCGACGCCCAGGGCCGTCGCTTCGAACTGCTCGACCTGTACGAAGCCAGCGCTGCAGTCGACCCGGATGCCGAGGTGTTCTGCGCCTCTTACACCAACTTCTACCTCGCCAACGGCGCGGTGATCATGCCGGCCTATGGCATCGCCGCCGACGACGCGGCCGCCGCCCAACTGGCCCATGCCTTCCCCGACCGGGAAATCGTACCCGTGCGCATCGACCACATCGCCCACGGCGGGGGTGGCATCCATTGCATCACCCAGCAGCAACCCGAGGTGCAGCCATGA
- the aguB gene encoding N-carbamoylputrescine amidase yields MSLLRVATTQMPCSWNLPENLDRAEQLVRQAAAQGAQVILLQELFATPYFCIEQDHSHQALAEPYADSPILQRFAALAGELGVVLPLSWYERAGNAFFNSLTVADADGRLLGVYRKTHIPNAIGYQEKEYFSPGDTGFKVWDTAFGRLGIGICWDQWFPETARCLALLGAEVLLFPTAIGSEPGAAELDSRDHWQVTMRGHAAANLLPVVAANRVGEEVASSDPSLAMRFYGSSFICDHKGALLAEADRSSAGIWLHDLDLARMREDRLTWGIYRDRRPEMYAPLLTLDGNHPHLARA; encoded by the coding sequence ATGAGCCTGCTGCGCGTCGCCACCACGCAGATGCCGTGCAGCTGGAACCTGCCCGAAAACCTCGACCGCGCCGAACAGCTGGTGCGCCAGGCCGCCGCCCAGGGCGCCCAGGTGATTCTGCTGCAGGAGTTGTTCGCCACGCCGTACTTCTGCATCGAGCAGGACCATAGCCACCAGGCCCTGGCCGAGCCCTATGCCGACAGCCCGATCCTGCAGCGCTTCGCCGCGCTGGCCGGCGAGCTCGGCGTGGTCCTGCCACTGAGCTGGTACGAACGAGCCGGCAATGCCTTCTTCAACTCGCTGACCGTCGCCGATGCCGACGGCCGCCTGCTCGGGGTCTATCGCAAGACTCACATTCCCAACGCCATCGGCTACCAGGAGAAGGAATACTTCAGCCCCGGCGACACCGGTTTCAAGGTCTGGGACACCGCCTTCGGGCGCCTGGGCATCGGCATCTGCTGGGACCAGTGGTTCCCCGAAACCGCCCGCTGCCTGGCCCTGTTGGGTGCCGAAGTGCTGTTGTTCCCCACCGCCATCGGCTCCGAACCCGGCGCCGCCGAGCTGGACTCGCGTGACCATTGGCAGGTCACCATGCGCGGCCATGCCGCGGCCAACCTGCTGCCGGTGGTGGCAGCCAACCGCGTCGGCGAGGAAGTCGCCAGCAGCGACCCGAGCCTTGCCATGCGCTTCTACGGCTCATCGTTCATCTGCGACCACAAGGGTGCGCTGCTGGCCGAAGCCGACCGCAGCAGCGCCGGCATCTGGCTGCACGACCTGGACCTGGCGCGCATGCGCGAGGACCGCCTGACCTGGGGCATCTACCGCGACCGCCGCCCCGAAATGTACGCGCCCCTGCTGACCCTTGACGGCAATCACCCCCATCTTGCGAGGGCCTGA
- a CDS encoding extracellular solute-binding protein — protein sequence MKLPHLAALALALCAAHAQAEQPTLRLYNWADYFAADTLKQFTAETGIQVIYDVMDGSEVLEAKLMSGRSGYDLVFPGDTVAERLMRAGSLQKLDRSRLESLDDIEPGLRKLHDQYPKASQATVPYTWGTIGLTSNAGMIRQRMPDAPLDNLDLLFKPELAAKFADCGISIIDSPDEVLAVVLNYLGREPRSAKREDLAAASELLKAVRPYIRKFQSQPVTELVNENLCLSLGYSGDVIQAQRTAEAAGKQIDFQYRVPRQGTTVWMDTMAIPTDAKHPEYAYRFINFVMRPQNMAAISNFTGYPTASAKAREAVEPRLRDNPDIYLDEATYARLIPGRDIPQADMRARMRVWTRFKTAQD from the coding sequence ATGAAACTGCCTCACCTGGCGGCACTGGCCCTAGCCCTGTGCGCCGCCCACGCCCAGGCCGAACAGCCGACGTTGCGCTTGTACAATTGGGCCGACTATTTTGCCGCCGACACGCTCAAGCAGTTCACTGCCGAAACCGGCATCCAGGTGATCTACGACGTGATGGACGGCAGCGAAGTGCTCGAAGCCAAGCTGATGTCCGGGCGCAGCGGCTATGACCTGGTGTTCCCCGGCGACACCGTGGCCGAGCGCCTGATGCGGGCCGGCAGCCTGCAGAAACTCGACCGCAGCCGCCTGGAATCGCTGGACGACATCGAACCAGGCCTGCGCAAGCTGCATGACCAGTACCCCAAGGCCAGCCAGGCCACTGTGCCCTACACCTGGGGCACCATCGGCCTGACGTCGAATGCCGGCATGATCCGCCAGCGCATGCCCGATGCGCCGCTGGACAACCTCGATCTGCTGTTCAAACCTGAGCTGGCCGCCAAGTTCGCCGACTGCGGCATCTCGATCATCGACTCGCCCGATGAAGTGCTGGCCGTGGTCCTCAACTACCTGGGCCGCGAACCCCGCAGCGCCAAGCGCGAAGACCTGGCAGCGGCCAGTGAACTGCTCAAGGCGGTGCGCCCGTACATCCGCAAGTTCCAGTCGCAACCGGTCACCGAGCTGGTCAACGAGAATCTATGCCTGTCGCTCGGCTACAGTGGCGACGTGATCCAGGCCCAGCGCACCGCAGAAGCCGCTGGCAAACAAATCGACTTCCAATACCGCGTACCGCGCCAGGGCACCACGGTGTGGATGGACACCATGGCGATACCCACCGATGCCAAGCACCCGGAGTACGCCTATCGTTTCATCAACTTCGTCATGCGCCCGCAGAACATGGCCGCGATCAGCAACTTCACCGGTTACCCCACGGCCAGCGCCAAGGCCCGCGAAGCGGTGGAGCCGCGGCTGCGTGACAACCCCGATATCTACCTAGACGAAGCCACCTATGCCCGGCTTATCCCGGGCCGTGACATCCCCCAGGCCGACATGCGTGCACGCATGCGGGTATGGACGCGCTTCAAGACTGCACAGGACTGA
- a CDS encoding agmatine/peptidylarginine deiminase yields the protein MPSRRTFLQLSLAAGLGASLGLPLGLARAEEAGRWFMPDEGEPQQRAFIAFGAQDAIWEDFTADVQAALGRIAKAIARYQPVTVFYRANERALAEQHCASPNTQFVSCGLDDIWMRDIGANFVVDDGKGLAAVDFNFNGWGNKQRHRNDAQLAKRVAALAGAHYQRSELVGEGGAIEVDGHGTGIMTESSWINANRNPGWSKAEVEAELKARLGLSKIIWLPGIAGEDITDGHVDFYARFVRPGVVIANLDNDPESYDYEVTRKHLEILKKATDAEGRALQVHLVSPPLKGRRNRFSKSADFAAGYINYFVINGAVIAPQFGDAQADEKARALLASLYPGREIVQVDIDAIAAGGGGIHCVTHQCPA from the coding sequence ATGCCAAGCCGTAGAACCTTCCTGCAACTGTCACTGGCCGCCGGCCTCGGGGCCAGCCTGGGCTTGCCCCTGGGCCTGGCCCGCGCCGAAGAGGCTGGCCGCTGGTTCATGCCCGACGAGGGCGAGCCCCAGCAACGCGCCTTCATTGCATTCGGCGCGCAGGACGCCATCTGGGAAGACTTCACCGCCGACGTGCAAGCAGCCCTGGGCCGCATTGCCAAGGCCATTGCCCGCTACCAACCGGTGACGGTGTTCTACCGCGCCAACGAGCGCGCACTCGCCGAGCAGCATTGCGCCAGCCCCAACACCCAGTTCGTGTCCTGCGGGTTGGATGACATCTGGATGCGCGACATAGGCGCCAACTTCGTGGTCGATGACGGCAAAGGCCTGGCCGCGGTGGACTTCAACTTCAACGGCTGGGGCAACAAGCAGCGCCACCGCAACGATGCCCAGCTGGCCAAGCGTGTCGCCGCACTGGCCGGCGCACACTATCAGCGCAGCGAGCTGGTGGGCGAAGGCGGCGCCATCGAAGTGGATGGCCATGGCACCGGCATCATGACCGAAAGCAGCTGGATCAACGCCAACCGCAACCCTGGCTGGAGCAAGGCCGAGGTCGAGGCCGAACTCAAGGCGCGCCTGGGGCTGAGCAAGATCATCTGGTTGCCGGGCATTGCAGGTGAGGACATCACCGATGGCCATGTGGATTTCTATGCCCGCTTCGTGCGCCCGGGTGTGGTGATTGCCAACCTCGACAACGACCCCGAGTCCTATGACTACGAAGTGACTCGCAAGCACCTAGAGATACTCAAGAAGGCTACCGATGCCGAAGGTCGCGCCTTGCAGGTGCACCTGGTATCGCCGCCGCTGAAGGGGCGCCGCAACAGGTTCAGCAAAAGCGCCGATTTCGCGGCGGGCTACATCAACTATTTCGTCATCAATGGTGCGGTCATCGCCCCGCAGTTCGGTGATGCGCAGGCCGATGAAAAGGCGCGGGCATTGCTGGCCAGCTTGTACCCAGGGCGAGAAATCGTGCAGGTGGACATCGATGCGATCGCGGCGGGTGGTGGTGGCATTCACTGCGTCACTCACCAGTGTCCGGCCTAG
- a CDS encoding cytochrome b/b6 domain-containing protein, giving the protein MQGASVKLWDPLLRLCHLSFAVVFFADYFFNEEGDDWHQWLGYYALGCVLVRTVWGFIGPQSARWSDFWPTPARLAAHARALIKGQPYHRLGHSPIGALVMLLMLSGITGLGLTGWASQEIDALWGADWPMEIHSFLADAVLALVCVHVLAAIVESVRLRENLPLSMLTGRRRRVPEEP; this is encoded by the coding sequence ATGCAAGGCGCGTCGGTAAAACTTTGGGACCCGTTGTTGCGCTTGTGTCACCTGTCGTTCGCCGTGGTGTTCTTTGCCGATTATTTTTTCAATGAAGAGGGTGACGACTGGCACCAGTGGCTCGGTTACTACGCCTTGGGCTGTGTGCTGGTTCGTACGGTGTGGGGCTTCATCGGGCCGCAAAGCGCGCGCTGGTCCGATTTTTGGCCAACACCTGCTCGCCTTGCGGCCCACGCCCGGGCGTTGATCAAGGGGCAGCCTTACCATCGGTTGGGGCATTCGCCAATTGGGGCGCTGGTGATGCTGCTGATGTTGTCGGGTATCACGGGCCTGGGGTTGACGGGTTGGGCATCGCAGGAAATCGATGCGCTGTGGGGGGCTGACTGGCCCATGGAGATCCATAGCTTCCTGGCCGATGCGGTGTTGGCGCTGGTCTGCGTGCATGTGCTGGCGGCGATTGTCGAAAGCGTGCGCTTGCGCGAGAACCTGCCGCTGTCGATGCTGACCGGGCGCAGGCGGCGTGTGCCTGAAGAGCCATGA
- a CDS encoding PepSY domain-containing protein, with the protein MRILIAVTLLLGSSAAFAATQCTDADKSTWQDQEKFQAQLKEQGYKINKFKVTKGNCYEIYGFNKDGKKVEIYHDPVTGKAVKSEIED; encoded by the coding sequence ATGCGTATTTTGATTGCCGTCACCCTGCTACTGGGCAGCAGTGCCGCCTTCGCCGCCACGCAATGCACCGACGCCGACAAGAGCACCTGGCAAGACCAGGAGAAATTCCAGGCCCAGCTCAAGGAACAGGGCTACAAAATCAACAAGTTCAAGGTCACCAAGGGCAACTGCTACGAGATCTATGGGTTCAACAAGGATGGCAAGAAGGTCGAGATCTACCATGACCCGGTCACCGGCAAGGCGGTGAAGTCCGAGATCGAAGACTGA
- a CDS encoding acetyl-CoA C-acetyltransferase: MNDVVIVAATRTAIGTFQGALATVPAVDLGAAVIKRLLEQTGLDPAQVDEVILGQVLTAGAGQNPARQAAIKAGLPYSVPALTLNKVCGSGLKALHLAAQAIRCGDAEVVIAGGQENMSLAPYVMPAARTGQRMGHGQLIDSMITDGLWDAFNDYHMGITAENLVDKYGLSREQQDAFAAASQQKAVAAIEAGRFQDEITPIVLPQKKGDPKVFDRDEQPRPDTTVDSLAKLRPAFKKDGSVTAGNASSLNDGAAAVLLMSASKAKALGLPVLAKIAAYASAGVDPAIMGIGPVTATQRCLDKAGWQLADLDLIEANEAFAAQALAVGKALEWNADRVNVNGGAIALGHPIGASGCRVLVTLLHEMIKRDARKGLATLCIGGGQGVALAIER, translated from the coding sequence ATGAACGACGTGGTCATCGTCGCCGCTACCCGCACCGCCATCGGCACCTTCCAGGGCGCCCTGGCCACGGTGCCGGCCGTCGACCTCGGCGCTGCCGTGATCAAGCGCCTGCTGGAACAGACCGGGCTGGACCCGGCCCAGGTCGACGAAGTGATCCTTGGCCAGGTACTCACTGCCGGTGCCGGACAGAACCCTGCTCGCCAGGCCGCGATCAAGGCCGGCCTGCCCTACAGCGTGCCGGCGCTGACCCTGAACAAGGTCTGCGGCTCGGGCCTCAAGGCTCTGCACCTGGCTGCCCAGGCCATCCGTTGCGGCGATGCCGAGGTGGTGATTGCCGGTGGCCAGGAGAACATGAGCCTGGCGCCCTATGTGATGCCGGCGGCACGCACCGGCCAGCGCATGGGCCATGGCCAGTTGATCGACAGCATGATCACCGATGGCCTGTGGGATGCCTTCAACGACTATCACATGGGCATCACCGCAGAAAACCTGGTGGACAAGTACGGCCTCAGCCGTGAACAACAGGACGCCTTCGCCGCCGCTTCCCAGCAGAAGGCCGTGGCCGCTATCGAAGCGGGCCGCTTCCAGGACGAGATCACGCCAATCGTATTGCCGCAAAAGAAAGGCGATCCGAAGGTCTTCGACCGTGACGAACAACCGCGACCGGATACCACCGTCGACTCCCTGGCCAAGCTGCGCCCGGCGTTCAAGAAGGACGGCAGCGTCACCGCCGGCAACGCCTCCAGCCTCAACGACGGCGCGGCCGCAGTGCTGTTGATGAGCGCGAGCAAGGCCAAGGCCCTGGGCCTGCCGGTGCTGGCGAAGATTGCCGCCTATGCCAGCGCCGGGGTAGACCCGGCGATCATGGGCATCGGCCCGGTCACGGCCACCCAACGCTGCCTGGACAAGGCTGGCTGGCAATTGGCCGACCTCGACCTGATCGAAGCCAACGAAGCCTTCGCCGCCCAGGCACTGGCGGTGGGCAAGGCGCTGGAGTGGAATGCCGACCGGGTCAACGTCAATGGCGGGGCGATTGCCCTGGGCCACCCGATTGGTGCGTCGGGGTGCCGAGTACTGGTGACGCTGCTGCATGAAATGATCAAGCGCGATGCGCGCAAAGGGCTGGCCACGCTGTGCATCGGTGGTGGCCAGGGTGTGGCGTTGGCGATCGAGCGTTGA